From Rhizobium favelukesii, the proteins below share one genomic window:
- the nuoH gene encoding NADH-quinone oxidoreductase subunit NuoH has product MESFVSTYVLPGLLMVGQSLLLLVCLLVFIAYILLADRKIWAAVQLRRGPNVVGPWGLFQSFADLLKFVFKEPVIPAGANKAVFLLAPLVTVLLALSTWAVVPLADGWVIANINVGILYIFAISSLEVYGIIMGGWASNSKYPFLGALRSAAQMVSYEVSIGFVIVTVLLCVGSLNLTDIVHAQQAGLGTRLGLPSSFLDWHWLALFPMFIIFFISALAETNRPPFDLPEAESELVAGFMVEYGSSLYMMFMLGEYAAIVLMCSLTTILFLGGWLPPVDVWFLNWVPGVIWFTLKSCLVFFMIAMVKAFVPRYRYDQLMRLGWKVFLPLSLAMVVIVAFVLKLTGWA; this is encoded by the coding sequence ATGGAATCGTTTGTTTCAACTTATGTCTTGCCTGGCCTCCTCATGGTCGGTCAGTCGCTTCTTCTCCTGGTCTGCTTGCTCGTCTTCATCGCCTACATCCTGTTGGCAGACCGCAAGATCTGGGCAGCAGTGCAGCTCCGCCGAGGTCCGAATGTGGTAGGTCCGTGGGGACTTTTCCAGTCCTTCGCCGACCTTTTGAAGTTCGTCTTCAAGGAGCCGGTCATTCCGGCCGGCGCCAACAAGGCGGTCTTCCTGCTGGCGCCGCTCGTGACCGTGCTTCTGGCGCTGTCGACCTGGGCCGTCGTGCCTCTGGCTGATGGATGGGTCATCGCCAACATCAATGTCGGCATCCTGTACATCTTCGCGATCTCCTCGCTTGAAGTGTATGGCATCATCATGGGTGGCTGGGCCTCGAACTCGAAGTATCCGTTCCTCGGCGCGCTCCGCTCGGCCGCGCAGATGGTGTCCTACGAAGTCTCTATCGGCTTCGTCATCGTCACAGTCCTGCTCTGCGTCGGTTCGTTGAACCTGACGGATATCGTCCATGCCCAGCAGGCCGGCCTCGGCACGCGCCTCGGTCTGCCATCGTCGTTCCTCGACTGGCATTGGCTGGCGCTGTTCCCGATGTTCATCATCTTCTTCATTTCGGCGCTGGCCGAAACGAATCGCCCGCCTTTCGACCTTCCGGAAGCAGAATCGGAACTCGTCGCCGGCTTCATGGTCGAATACGGCTCCTCGCTCTACATGATGTTCATGCTCGGCGAATATGCGGCCATCGTTTTGATGTGCTCGCTGACGACCATCCTGTTCCTGGGGGGGTGGCTGCCGCCGGTCGACGTATGGTTCCTGAACTGGGTACCGGGCGTCATCTGGTTCACGCTGAAGTCGTGCCTGGTGTTCTTCATGATCGCGATGGTCAAGGCATTTGTCCCGCGCTATCGCTACGACCAACTGATGCGCCTGGGCTGGAAGGTCTTCCTTCCCTTGTCGCTCGCCATGGTCGTTATCGTTGCATTCGTGCTGAAGCTGACGGGTTGGGCATGA
- a CDS encoding NADH-quinone oxidoreductase subunit E, with product MSVRRLAEDQFQPAAFAFNDENALRAEKTIKKYPAGRQQSAVIPLLMRAQEQDGWVTRPAIEKIADMLDMAYIRVLEVATFYTQFQLNPVGTRAHVQVCGTTPCMLRGSESLMAVCKSKIHHHPFERNADGTLSWEEVECLGACVNAPMVMIGKDTYEDLTPERLEEIIDTFEAGNGASITPGPQIDRHFSSPEGGPTTLTEDEPKAKKAPAKKAVAEAATAKVDAAPVPPSEAARPKSTDAETNAALKTPATAPKAAARNVKAVEEQAAAAPAAAPVATAKPSLTDKNRPAGIEKPAAPDDLKLISGVGPKIEGTLHELGIFTFAQVASWKRAEREWVDGYLNFKGRIERDDWVKQAKALAKGGEAEYIKVFGKKPR from the coding sequence ATGTCCGTTCGTCGATTAGCCGAAGATCAATTCCAGCCTGCCGCGTTCGCCTTCAATGACGAGAACGCGCTCCGGGCGGAAAAGACGATCAAGAAATATCCCGCTGGCCGTCAGCAATCCGCGGTCATCCCGCTGTTGATGCGGGCGCAGGAGCAGGATGGTTGGGTCACGCGCCCCGCGATCGAAAAGATCGCCGACATGCTCGACATGGCCTATATCCGCGTTCTCGAAGTTGCGACCTTCTACACGCAGTTCCAGCTGAACCCGGTCGGTACGCGCGCCCACGTCCAGGTGTGCGGCACAACGCCCTGCATGCTGCGCGGCTCGGAAAGCCTGATGGCGGTCTGCAAGAGCAAGATCCACCATCACCCCTTTGAGCGTAACGCTGACGGCACGCTCTCCTGGGAAGAAGTCGAGTGTCTTGGGGCCTGCGTCAACGCGCCTATGGTCATGATCGGCAAGGATACGTACGAGGACCTGACGCCGGAACGTCTTGAAGAAATCATTGATACCTTCGAGGCCGGCAATGGCGCGAGCATCACGCCCGGCCCGCAGATCGACCGTCACTTCTCGTCGCCGGAGGGCGGCCCGACGACGCTGACGGAAGACGAACCGAAGGCAAAGAAGGCGCCTGCAAAGAAGGCCGTTGCCGAAGCTGCGACGGCAAAGGTCGATGCTGCTCCGGTTCCGCCGTCTGAAGCTGCGCGCCCGAAGAGCACCGATGCTGAAACCAACGCTGCATTGAAGACGCCGGCAACGGCGCCGAAGGCGGCCGCCAGGAACGTGAAGGCTGTCGAAGAACAGGCGGCTGCTGCACCGGCAGCGGCTCCGGTTGCCACGGCAAAGCCCTCGCTTACCGACAAAAACCGTCCGGCCGGCATCGAAAAACCGGCTGCTCCGGATGATCTGAAGCTGATCTCCGGCGTCGGTCCGAAGATCGAAGGCACGCTCCACGAACTCGGCATCTTCACTTTCGCGCAGGTCGCGAGCTGGAAGAGGGCCGAACGCGAATGGGTTGATGGCTACCTGAATTTCAAGGGCCGCATCGAGCGCGACGACTGGGTCAAGCAGGCCAAGGCGCTCGCCAAGGGCGGCGAAGCCGAATACATTAAAGTCTTCGGTAAGAAGCCGCGGTAA
- a CDS encoding 5' DNA nuclease: MMTKASDSTDKEGVADFSADFGRLAAEMLENARALPVPSVMVNPAAAMAAATAIGFGFSTQMAGAFFGALQGALDATSKLASVLDETPPDEGKPQVEVRPERAPARKVADKVRLSVVPVRQPNATPEVVAKPASGARKADDLKQISGVGPKIEQVLNARGIRSFAIIAGWSDEDAAHIDAELGFDGRIARDGWVAQAKALIAKGRKRK, from the coding sequence CTGATGACGAAGGCGTCCGATAGCACTGACAAGGAAGGGGTGGCTGATTTCTCGGCCGACTTCGGCCGCCTTGCTGCCGAGATGCTGGAAAACGCCCGTGCGCTGCCGGTGCCGTCCGTGATGGTCAATCCGGCTGCGGCAATGGCGGCGGCTACCGCGATCGGTTTCGGCTTTTCGACGCAGATGGCCGGCGCATTCTTCGGAGCGCTGCAGGGCGCGCTCGATGCAACGAGCAAGCTCGCCTCCGTTCTCGACGAAACGCCGCCCGATGAGGGCAAGCCGCAAGTCGAGGTCCGGCCGGAGAGGGCGCCTGCCAGGAAGGTTGCAGACAAAGTCAGGCTTTCGGTTGTTCCGGTTAGGCAACCGAATGCCACGCCTGAAGTGGTTGCCAAACCCGCTTCAGGCGCTCGAAAGGCGGACGATCTGAAGCAGATTTCCGGCGTCGGTCCGAAGATCGAGCAGGTGCTGAACGCCAGGGGCATTCGCTCCTTCGCCATAATCGCCGGCTGGTCGGACGAGGACGCGGCGCACATCGACGCCGAACTCGGCTTCGACGGGCGGATCGCCCGCGATGGCTGGGTTGCGCAGGCCAAGGCGCTGATCGCCAAGGGGCGAAAGCGGAAGTGA
- the nuoG gene encoding NADH-quinone oxidoreductase subunit NuoG, with protein sequence MAKLKIDGNEIEVPDHYTLIQACEEAGAEVPRFCFHERLSVAGNCRMCLVEVKGGPPKPQASCAMGVRDIRGGPNGELPEVFTNTPMVKKAREGVMEFLLINHPLDCPICDQGGECDLQDQAMAFGIDSSRYQEDKRAVEDKYIGPLVKTVMNRCIHCTRCVRFTTEVAGISELGLIGRGEDAEITTYLEQAMTSELQGNVVDLCPVGALTSKPFAFTARPWELNKTETIDVMDALGSAIRVDTRGREVMRVMPRVNDQINEEWISDKSRFIWDGLKTQRLDRPYVRKDGRLQAATWGEAFGAIKAAVAATSGEKVGAIAGDLASVEEMYALSELVKSLGSENLDCRQDGTALDPSLGRASYLFNPTIEGIEQADALLIIGANPRFEAAVLNARIRKRWRRGNFPIGVIGEAGELRYGHEYLGAGPDTLKDLADDNHAFAKVLTDAKKPLIIIGQGALSRSDGAGVLATAAKLAGTVGAVVEGWNGFAVLHTAASRVGGLDLGFVPGAKGVNAAEMLASMDVLFLLGADELDFAAKKAKLTVYIGSHGDHGAHNADVILPAAAYTEKSGTWVNTEGRVQMGNRAGFAPGDAREDWAILRALSDVLGKKLPFDSLGELRAKLYAAFPHFAALDEIAESDSAKIAAVAKKAGKMNKSGFASPVKDFYLTNPIARASAVMAECSALARNNFKVAAE encoded by the coding sequence ATGGCAAAACTGAAGATTGACGGTAACGAGATCGAAGTACCCGATCATTACACCCTCATTCAGGCGTGTGAGGAAGCCGGTGCTGAAGTTCCGCGCTTCTGCTTCCATGAGCGCCTTTCGGTTGCCGGCAACTGCCGCATGTGCCTCGTTGAGGTAAAAGGCGGCCCGCCGAAGCCGCAGGCATCCTGCGCCATGGGCGTGCGCGATATCCGCGGCGGCCCGAACGGCGAACTGCCGGAGGTCTTCACCAACACGCCGATGGTCAAGAAGGCCCGTGAAGGCGTGATGGAGTTCCTGCTGATCAACCATCCGCTGGATTGCCCGATCTGCGACCAGGGCGGCGAATGCGACCTGCAGGACCAGGCGATGGCCTTTGGCATCGATAGCTCGCGCTATCAGGAAGACAAGCGCGCCGTCGAAGACAAGTACATCGGACCGCTCGTCAAGACGGTCATGAACCGCTGCATTCACTGCACGCGTTGCGTCCGCTTCACGACCGAGGTAGCCGGCATTTCCGAACTCGGCCTGATCGGCCGCGGCGAGGACGCCGAAATCACGACCTACCTCGAGCAGGCGATGACCTCCGAGCTGCAGGGCAATGTCGTCGACCTTTGCCCGGTTGGCGCTCTGACCTCGAAGCCGTTCGCCTTCACGGCCCGTCCTTGGGAATTGAACAAGACCGAAACGATCGACGTCATGGACGCACTCGGTTCCGCAATCCGTGTTGACACGCGCGGCCGCGAAGTCATGCGCGTGATGCCGCGGGTCAACGACCAGATCAATGAAGAGTGGATTTCCGACAAGAGCCGCTTCATCTGGGACGGCCTTAAGACGCAGCGCCTCGACCGCCCATACGTCCGCAAGGACGGCCGCCTGCAGGCTGCGACCTGGGGCGAAGCTTTCGGCGCGATCAAGGCTGCCGTTGCCGCGACCAGCGGCGAGAAGGTCGGCGCAATAGCCGGCGACCTCGCATCCGTCGAAGAAATGTACGCACTGTCGGAACTCGTGAAGTCGCTCGGTTCCGAGAACCTCGACTGTCGCCAGGATGGGACGGCACTTGATCCGTCGCTCGGCCGCGCAAGCTACCTCTTCAACCCGACGATCGAAGGCATCGAGCAGGCGGACGCACTGCTGATCATCGGCGCCAACCCGCGCTTCGAAGCCGCCGTGCTCAACGCCCGCATCCGCAAGCGCTGGCGCCGCGGCAACTTCCCGATCGGGGTGATCGGCGAAGCTGGCGAACTGCGCTACGGCCATGAATATCTCGGCGCTGGCCCGGACACGCTGAAGGATCTCGCTGACGACAACCACGCCTTCGCCAAGGTTCTGACGGATGCCAAGAAGCCGCTGATCATCATCGGCCAGGGCGCTCTGTCGCGCAGCGATGGTGCTGGTGTTCTCGCAACTGCTGCAAAGCTTGCCGGCACGGTCGGTGCAGTCGTGGAAGGCTGGAACGGCTTTGCTGTTCTGCACACGGCGGCATCGCGCGTCGGCGGTCTCGACCTCGGCTTCGTGCCCGGTGCAAAGGGCGTCAACGCTGCAGAGATGCTGGCATCAATGGATGTTCTCTTCCTGCTTGGCGCCGACGAACTTGATTTCGCCGCCAAGAAGGCAAAGCTGACGGTCTACATCGGATCGCACGGTGACCACGGTGCCCACAATGCCGATGTCATCCTGCCGGCGGCAGCCTACACCGAGAAGTCCGGCACCTGGGTCAACACCGAGGGTCGCGTTCAGATGGGCAATCGAGCCGGCTTCGCACCGGGTGACGCCCGCGAAGACTGGGCGATCCTGCGCGCGCTTTCCGACGTGCTCGGCAAGAAGCTTCCGTTTGACTCGCTTGGCGAATTGCGTGCAAAGCTCTATGCGGCCTTCCCCCATTTCGCAGCGCTTGACGAGATCGCTGAAAGCGACAGCGCCAAAATTGCCGCAGTTGCGAAAAAAGCCGGCAAGATGAACAAATCCGGGTTTGCTTCGCCGGTCAAAGACTTCTATTTGACGAACCCGATCGCGCGCGCTTCGGCAGTGATGGCCGAGTGCTCGGCATTGGCCCGCAACAACTTCAAAGTCGCGGCAGAGTAA
- a CDS encoding NADH-quinone oxidoreductase subunit A codes for MTGLLSSYIPIAIFIGIALVIGLALLIAPFAVAFKAPDSEKLSAFECGFNAFDDARMKFDIRFYLVSILFIIFDLEVAFLFPWAVSFGAIGWFGFWSMMVFLAVLTIGFIYEWKKGALEWE; via the coding sequence ATGACTGGACTGCTCAGTTCCTATATTCCGATCGCTATTTTCATTGGTATCGCCCTTGTAATCGGCCTGGCGCTTCTGATCGCGCCGTTTGCCGTTGCCTTCAAGGCGCCTGATTCCGAAAAGCTTTCGGCCTTCGAGTGCGGCTTCAACGCATTCGATGACGCTCGCATGAAGTTCGATATCCGTTTCTACTTGGTATCAATCCTCTTCATCATCTTCGACCTCGAAGTCGCTTTCCTCTTTCCGTGGGCCGTTTCGTTCGGCGCGATCGGCTGGTTCGGCTTCTGGTCCATGATGGTCTTCCTCGCTGTGCTGACCATCGGCTTTATCTATGAATGGAAAAAGGGAGCCCTGGAATGGGAGTAG
- a CDS encoding NADH-quinone oxidoreductase subunit D gives MTEHNVRNFTINFGPEHPSAHGVLRLVLELDGEIIERVDPHIGLLHRGTEKLIETKTYLQAVPYFDRLDYVAPMNQEHAFALAVEKMLKLEIPIRGQLIRVLYSEIGRILSHIMNVTTQAMDVGAMTPPVWGFEEREKLMVFYERACGARMHSAYFRPGGVHQDLPPELVEDIGKWCDPFLKILDDIEGLLTDNRIFKQRNVDIGVVSLEDAWSWGFSGVMVRGSGAAWDLRRSQPYECYNDMEFDIPIGKNGDCYDRYLIRMIEMRQSVRIMKQCVERLMGSAKTGPVSSIDGKVVPPKRGEMKRSMEALIHHFKLYTEGYHVPAGEVYAAVEAPKGEFGVYVVADGSNRPYRCKIRAPGYAHLQAMDFLCKGHMLADVTAVLGSLDIVFGEVDR, from the coding sequence ATGACTGAACATAACGTTCGCAATTTTACGATCAATTTCGGACCGGAGCATCCGTCCGCGCACGGTGTTCTGCGTCTCGTGCTTGAGCTCGATGGTGAAATCATCGAGCGCGTCGATCCGCATATCGGCCTTCTGCATCGGGGCACTGAAAAGCTGATCGAGACGAAGACCTACCTGCAGGCCGTTCCCTATTTCGATCGTCTCGACTACGTCGCGCCGATGAACCAGGAACACGCTTTCGCGCTCGCCGTCGAAAAGATGCTGAAGCTCGAAATTCCGATTCGCGGTCAGCTCATTCGCGTTCTCTACTCCGAAATTGGCCGAATCTTGTCGCACATCATGAACGTGACGACGCAGGCCATGGACGTCGGTGCGATGACGCCGCCGGTCTGGGGTTTCGAAGAGCGCGAAAAGCTGATGGTGTTTTATGAGCGCGCCTGCGGCGCCCGTATGCACTCAGCCTATTTCCGTCCGGGTGGCGTTCACCAGGACCTCCCGCCGGAGCTGGTCGAGGATATCGGGAAGTGGTGCGATCCCTTCTTAAAGATCCTCGACGATATCGAAGGCCTGCTGACCGACAACCGTATCTTCAAGCAGCGTAACGTCGATATCGGCGTCGTATCGCTGGAAGACGCATGGTCGTGGGGCTTCTCGGGCGTCATGGTGCGCGGTTCGGGCGCTGCCTGGGATCTGCGCCGCTCGCAGCCCTACGAGTGTTACAACGATATGGAATTCGACATTCCGATCGGCAAGAACGGCGACTGCTACGATCGCTACCTGATCCGCATGATCGAGATGCGCCAGTCGGTTCGCATCATGAAGCAGTGCGTCGAGCGCCTGATGGGCAGTGCCAAGACCGGTCCGGTCTCGTCGATCGACGGCAAGGTCGTTCCGCCGAAGCGCGGCGAGATGAAGCGTTCGATGGAAGCGCTCATTCACCACTTCAAGCTCTACACGGAAGGCTATCACGTGCCGGCCGGCGAAGTGTATGCGGCCGTCGAAGCGCCGAAGGGCGAATTCGGCGTCTACGTCGTCGCCGATGGCAGCAACAGGCCGTACCGCTGCAAGATCCGTGCACCGGGCTACGCCCACCTGCAGGCGATGGACTTCCTCTGCAAGGGCCACATGCTCGCTGACGTGACGGCCGTGCTCGGTTCGCTCGACATCGTGTTCGGTGAGGTAGACCGCTGA
- the nuoF gene encoding NADH-quinone oxidoreductase subunit NuoF: MLQDKDRIFTNIYGLKDKSLKGAMSRGHWDGTKQILEKGRDWIINEMKASGLRGRGGAGFPTGLKWSFMPKESDGRPHYLVVNADESEPGTCKDRDIMRHDPHTLIEGCVIASFAMGANAAYIYVRGEYIREREALQAAIDECYDYGLLGKNNKLGWDMDIFVHHGAGAYICGEETALLESLEGKKGQPRLKPPFPANMGLYGCPTTVNNVESIAVAPTILRRGAGWFSSIGRPNNVGTKLFMLSGHVNKPCTVEEEMGITFRELVDRHAGGIRGGWDNLLAVIPGGASCPIVPAKDIIDCPMDFDGLRAVGSSFGTAAAIVMDKSTDVIKAIARISAFFKHESCGQCTPCREGTGWMWRVMERMAKGNAHKREIDMLFQVTKQIEGHTICALGDAAAWPVQGLIRNFRHEIEARIDQYTASALDHGAVLEAAE; encoded by the coding sequence ATGTTACAAGATAAAGACCGCATCTTTACCAATATCTACGGCCTCAAGGACAAGTCTCTGAAGGGCGCGATGAGCCGCGGCCACTGGGACGGCACCAAGCAGATCCTCGAAAAGGGTCGCGACTGGATCATCAACGAGATGAAGGCATCGGGCCTTCGCGGCCGAGGCGGCGCGGGTTTCCCGACCGGTCTCAAGTGGTCCTTTATGCCGAAGGAAAGCGACGGACGCCCACATTATCTCGTCGTCAATGCCGACGAATCGGAGCCCGGCACCTGCAAGGACCGGGACATCATGCGCCATGATCCGCATACGCTGATCGAGGGCTGCGTGATCGCCAGCTTCGCCATGGGTGCAAACGCGGCCTATATCTACGTCCGCGGCGAATATATCCGTGAGCGTGAAGCCCTGCAGGCGGCGATCGACGAATGCTATGATTACGGCCTGCTCGGCAAGAACAACAAGCTGGGCTGGGACATGGACATCTTCGTCCATCACGGCGCCGGCGCCTATATCTGCGGCGAAGAAACCGCTCTGCTCGAAAGCCTGGAAGGCAAGAAGGGCCAGCCGCGCCTGAAGCCGCCGTTCCCGGCCAACATGGGTCTCTACGGCTGCCCGACGACGGTCAACAACGTCGAATCGATCGCGGTTGCTCCGACCATTCTGCGCCGCGGCGCTGGCTGGTTCTCGTCGATCGGTCGTCCGAACAACGTCGGCACCAAGCTGTTCATGCTGTCGGGCCACGTCAACAAGCCGTGCACCGTCGAAGAGGAAATGGGCATCACTTTCCGCGAGCTCGTCGATCGCCACGCAGGCGGCATCCGCGGCGGTTGGGACAACCTGCTTGCAGTGATTCCGGGCGGCGCATCGTGCCCGATCGTTCCGGCAAAGGACATCATCGACTGCCCGATGGACTTCGATGGCCTGCGCGCGGTCGGTTCTTCCTTCGGTACGGCCGCTGCGATCGTCATGGACAAGTCCACCGATGTCATCAAGGCCATCGCCCGCATCTCGGCGTTCTTCAAGCATGAGAGCTGCGGCCAGTGTACGCCGTGCCGCGAAGGTACCGGCTGGATGTGGCGCGTGATGGAGCGCATGGCCAAAGGCAATGCCCACAAGCGCGAAATCGACATGCTGTTCCAGGTCACCAAGCAAATCGAAGGTCACACTATCTGTGCGCTCGGTGATGCTGCCGCATGGCCGGTGCAGGGTCTGATCCGTAACTTCCGTCACGAGATCGAAGCGCGTATCGACCAGTATACGGCAAGCGCACTGGATCACGGGGCGGTTCTCGAGGCTGCAGAGTAA
- a CDS encoding class I SAM-dependent methyltransferase: MKTRAERQAQRASMPRTQLAAHHMENARLLPDRGELLYRIPNGGIGVEVGAAFGEYTAEILEKNRPAQLYLIDPWSMDRYSSGLDQIHTQFKDQIESGQLHLMQGTSLEKLAEFDDDFLDWAYIDTDHSFELTWQELLLCEKKVKRTGRIAGHDFCTGNTVKPIVYGVVEAVTKFCKDYGWQFEFLTVESHAHFSYCLKRL; the protein is encoded by the coding sequence ATGAAAACACGCGCGGAACGGCAGGCACAACGGGCGAGCATGCCGAGGACCCAGCTTGCCGCTCATCACATGGAGAACGCAAGGCTGCTGCCGGATCGGGGCGAGTTGCTCTATCGTATCCCGAACGGCGGCATCGGTGTCGAAGTCGGAGCCGCCTTTGGGGAGTACACGGCAGAGATCCTCGAAAAGAACCGGCCAGCGCAGCTTTACCTGATCGATCCCTGGAGCATGGACCGCTATAGTTCGGGGCTCGATCAAATCCACACTCAATTCAAAGACCAGATCGAGAGCGGACAACTGCACCTGATGCAGGGCACATCGCTCGAAAAGCTCGCCGAGTTCGACGATGACTTCCTCGACTGGGCCTACATCGATACGGACCATTCCTTCGAGCTCACCTGGCAGGAACTCCTCCTTTGCGAGAAGAAAGTGAAACGAACGGGAAGAATCGCCGGGCACGATTTCTGCACCGGCAACACTGTGAAGCCGATCGTCTACGGCGTCGTCGAAGCGGTCACCAAATTCTGCAAGGATTATGGCTGGCAGTTCGAGTTCCTAACGGTCGAATCGCACGCGCATTTTTCCTACTGTCTCAAGCGTCTCTGA
- a CDS encoding NADH-quinone oxidoreductase subunit C codes for MTEALSELSSYLREMRGDLFLDASISYDELNVAATPETILALLTFLRDDARCGFISMIDICGVDWPQREKRFDVVYHLLSPKQNLRIRVKVAVADGEPVPSATAVYKGAEWFEREAWDMYGIPFSGHADLRRLLTDYGFEGHPLRKDFPTTGYVEVRYDDAAKRVVYEPVELKQEFRNFDFMSPWEGTDYVLPGDEKAAK; via the coding sequence ATGACTGAAGCCTTGAGCGAATTGTCTTCGTATCTCCGCGAGATGCGCGGCGATCTCTTTCTCGATGCATCCATCAGCTACGATGAGCTGAACGTCGCTGCGACGCCGGAAACGATTCTGGCGCTGCTGACGTTCCTGCGCGACGACGCACGCTGCGGCTTCATCAGCATGATCGATATCTGCGGTGTAGACTGGCCGCAGCGCGAAAAGCGTTTCGATGTCGTCTATCACCTGCTGTCGCCGAAGCAAAACCTGCGCATCCGTGTCAAGGTTGCCGTGGCTGACGGCGAACCGGTGCCGTCGGCAACCGCCGTTTATAAGGGTGCCGAATGGTTCGAGCGGGAAGCCTGGGACATGTACGGCATTCCGTTCTCCGGTCATGCGGACCTGCGCCGTCTTCTCACCGATTACGGTTTCGAGGGCCACCCGCTGCGCAAGGACTTCCCGACGACGGGTTACGTCGAAGTGCGTTATGACGATGCTGCCAAGCGCGTTGTCTACGAACCCGTCGAACTGAAGCAGGAATTCCGCAATTTCGACTTCATGTCCCCTTGGGAGGGCACGGACTACGTGCTGCCGGGAGACGAGAAGGCGGCGAAGTGA
- a CDS encoding NuoB/complex I 20 kDa subunit family protein: MGVAQSDKALVAPHPKGIIDPATGKPIGSDSAVFGEINDELADKGFLVTSTRDLITWARTGSLMWMQFGLACCAVEGLMQVSGPRYDMERFGVAPRASPRQSDVMIVAGTLTNKMAPALRKVYDQMPEPRYVISMGSCANGGGYYHYSYSVVRGCDRVVPVDIYVPGCPPTAEALLYGVLLLQKKIRRTGTIER, from the coding sequence ATGGGAGTAGCCCAAAGCGATAAGGCGCTCGTCGCGCCACACCCGAAGGGCATCATCGACCCGGCAACGGGAAAGCCGATCGGCAGCGACAGCGCCGTCTTCGGCGAAATCAACGATGAACTGGCCGATAAGGGCTTTCTCGTTACCTCGACCCGCGATCTGATCACCTGGGCCCGTACGGGCTCGTTGATGTGGATGCAATTCGGTCTGGCATGCTGTGCCGTCGAAGGCCTGATGCAGGTTTCCGGTCCGCGTTACGACATGGAGCGCTTCGGTGTTGCTCCGCGCGCTTCGCCGCGCCAGTCGGACGTTATGATCGTTGCCGGCACGCTGACCAACAAGATGGCGCCTGCGCTGCGCAAGGTCTACGACCAGATGCCTGAGCCGCGCTACGTCATCTCGATGGGATCCTGCGCCAATGGCGGCGGTTACTATCACTATTCCTATTCGGTCGTCCGTGGTTGCGACCGTGTCGTTCCTGTCGATATCTACGTGCCGGGCTGTCCCCCCACGGCAGAAGCGCTGCTCTACGGGGTGCTGCTTCTGCAGAAGAAGATCCGTCGAACCGGAACGATCGAGCGCTAA
- a CDS encoding GGDEF domain-containing protein has translation MQPNTHTNLAFRVATVLQQLGIEGLPRNYELVFEAMTGNSPDLARELRSLGPVKTQDALDAICRRYLPHHFEGSLLEARSGQVQQELQSILSLLNEEKSALTRYGSVISQAARIFEANDVTDKVALTQSLQSVSSATHAREAQSSMLASKVVEKSQKLEEVQRETAAANAARFVDTVTGLGNRRGFNKELAKIYEKSGLPDLCGIAFADIDGYETIAAVPNLLEPVLKKIGELIQGISSKEDLACRFDRGRFGFVFRTADETEIMRLIDRLRDRIKGLAVVHPVSGKRAAALSFSVGICMSKEALTADGVIAFAEQALAMAKASGGDNVSIHGVTNVSHVPKDWLIYR, from the coding sequence GTGCAGCCCAATACGCACACGAATCTGGCCTTTCGCGTTGCAACGGTCTTGCAACAATTGGGTATCGAGGGGCTGCCGCGCAACTATGAGCTCGTGTTCGAGGCCATGACCGGCAATAGTCCGGATCTCGCCCGTGAACTCAGGTCGCTCGGCCCGGTCAAGACGCAGGATGCTCTGGATGCGATTTGCCGACGTTACCTGCCCCATCACTTCGAAGGCAGCCTACTCGAGGCGCGTTCCGGCCAGGTGCAGCAGGAGCTGCAGAGCATCCTCTCCCTGCTCAACGAGGAGAAGTCCGCTCTTACGCGTTACGGAAGTGTCATCAGCCAAGCTGCCCGAATTTTCGAAGCCAATGATGTGACAGACAAGGTCGCTCTCACGCAATCGTTGCAATCGGTGAGCTCGGCCACACACGCTCGCGAGGCACAAAGCTCAATGCTCGCCTCGAAGGTGGTGGAGAAATCGCAGAAACTTGAGGAGGTGCAGCGAGAGACCGCCGCGGCGAACGCTGCCAGATTTGTCGATACGGTGACCGGGCTGGGGAACCGCCGGGGGTTCAACAAGGAACTAGCCAAGATCTACGAGAAATCAGGGCTGCCTGATCTTTGTGGAATCGCCTTTGCGGACATCGACGGCTATGAGACGATTGCCGCCGTTCCGAACCTCCTCGAACCCGTCCTCAAGAAAATCGGCGAGCTGATCCAGGGGATCTCCAGCAAAGAAGACCTGGCCTGCCGCTTCGATCGCGGTCGCTTCGGTTTCGTTTTCCGAACCGCAGACGAGACGGAAATCATGCGGCTCATCGACAGGCTCCGCGATCGAATAAAGGGGCTTGCGGTGGTGCATCCAGTATCCGGAAAACGGGCCGCTGCGCTTTCATTCTCGGTCGGGATATGTATGTCGAAGGAGGCCCTGACTGCTGATGGCGTGATCGCATTCGCCGAGCAAGCGCTCGCTATGGCAAAGGCATCGGGCGGAGACAATGTCTCCATACATGGCGTGACGAATGTCTCGCACGTGCCGAAGGACTGGCTCATTTATCGATAG